From a single Mycolicibacterium moriokaense genomic region:
- a CDS encoding acyl-CoA thioesterase → MRYRPPSLADVIATLDVDCVGDHQFRATQLDNPVHHIAGGHIAAQALMAASRTAPGRTPHSVHVYYIRAGDAREPVDIHVDAARDGGTLSTRQITARQNGQILLEALASFSAPIESLDYYQPMPEVPDPDELQPIQEQLAEYADELGGHWVRPQPFDLRYVDPPPRLVVDMPEPPPRMRMWWRPNGSVVSDEVLHSCLLTYLSGTTMVEVALARRKQTPIGSFNALIDHALWFHRPVDLSDWVLSDQVSPSGVAGRGLTTSTMYNRAGQLVCIATQELYFGRGRA, encoded by the coding sequence GTGAGATATCGCCCGCCGTCGCTTGCTGACGTTATCGCCACCCTTGACGTCGACTGTGTCGGCGACCACCAGTTCCGCGCCACCCAGCTGGATAATCCGGTGCACCATATCGCGGGCGGGCACATCGCCGCCCAGGCGCTGATGGCGGCGAGCCGGACGGCGCCCGGCCGGACGCCGCACAGCGTGCACGTCTATTACATCCGGGCCGGCGATGCGCGCGAGCCCGTCGACATCCACGTCGATGCGGCCCGTGACGGCGGCACGTTGTCGACTCGTCAGATCACGGCGCGCCAGAACGGCCAGATCCTGCTCGAAGCGCTCGCTTCGTTCAGTGCGCCCATCGAGTCGCTGGACTACTACCAGCCGATGCCTGAGGTCCCCGACCCGGATGAGCTCCAGCCGATCCAGGAGCAGTTGGCGGAATACGCCGACGAGCTCGGTGGCCACTGGGTGCGACCGCAGCCTTTCGATCTGCGTTACGTCGATCCACCTCCGCGTCTCGTCGTCGATATGCCGGAACCGCCGCCGCGGATGCGAATGTGGTGGCGCCCCAACGGATCCGTCGTGTCCGACGAGGTGCTGCACAGCTGTCTGCTGACCTATCTGTCGGGCACGACGATGGTCGAGGTCGCGCTCGCGCGGAGGAAACAGACGCCCATCGGTTCGTTCAACGCACTGATCGACCATGCGCTGTGGTTTCACCGGCCCGTCGACCTGTCGGACTGGGTGTTGTCCGATCAGGTTTCGCCGAGTGGCGTCGCGGGCAGGGGTCTGACGACGTCGACCATGTACAACCGGGCGGGGCAGCTGGTCTGCATCGCGACCCAGGAGCTGTACTTCGGTCGAGGTCGTGCCTAA
- a CDS encoding AAA family ATPase yields the protein MTAPLPRLDQRDLAEAERVVAAVSSAFSAKVVGQDRLRESLLVTLLAGGHLLIESVPGLAKTTAARVVAESIHGVFRRIQCTPDLLPSDIIGTQIYEAATNTFATQLGPVHANIVLLDEINRSSAKTQSAMLEAMEERQTTIAGVEYPIPEPFLVIATQNPVEQEGTYPLSEAQTDRFMLKDLVEYPSVDDEVEVVMRMDAGLYEQNHRVPPAVGLDEIRRVQSLVQTVHMDRALIEYASRLVHVTRAPERYLPANLARLIEYGASPRATIAFCRTARALAVVRGRNHVVPDDIARLAHRVLRHRLILGFEAASLHITPDVVIDAVLDAVRVP from the coding sequence ATGACCGCGCCGCTACCCAGGCTTGACCAGCGGGATCTGGCCGAAGCCGAACGAGTGGTAGCAGCGGTATCGTCCGCCTTCTCAGCAAAGGTCGTCGGCCAGGACCGACTGCGCGAGTCGCTGCTGGTGACCCTTCTCGCGGGCGGCCACCTGCTGATCGAGAGCGTTCCCGGCCTGGCCAAGACCACAGCCGCCCGCGTCGTCGCGGAATCGATCCACGGCGTGTTCCGGCGCATCCAATGCACCCCCGACCTGTTGCCCAGCGACATCATCGGTACCCAGATCTACGAGGCCGCCACCAACACCTTCGCCACCCAACTCGGACCGGTCCACGCCAACATCGTGCTGCTCGACGAGATCAACCGTTCCAGCGCAAAAACGCAGAGCGCCATGCTCGAGGCGATGGAGGAACGTCAGACCACCATTGCCGGGGTGGAGTACCCGATACCGGAACCCTTCCTGGTCATCGCCACCCAGAACCCGGTCGAGCAGGAGGGCACCTACCCGTTGTCGGAGGCCCAGACCGACCGGTTCATGCTCAAGGACCTGGTCGAATATCCGTCCGTCGATGACGAGGTCGAGGTCGTCATGCGGATGGATGCCGGACTCTACGAGCAGAACCACCGCGTGCCACCCGCAGTGGGGCTCGACGAGATCCGCCGCGTGCAGAGTCTTGTTCAGACCGTGCACATGGACCGTGCGCTGATCGAGTACGCGAGTCGACTGGTGCACGTCACACGGGCGCCGGAGCGGTATCTGCCGGCCAATCTCGCCCGGTTGATCGAGTACGGGGCGAGCCCGAGAGCGACGATCGCGTTCTGCCGCACCGCGCGCGCTCTGGCCGTCGTCCGCGGCAGGAACCACGTCGTGCCCGACGACATCGCGCGCCTCGCGCATCGCGTGCTGCGGCACCGGCTGATCCTCGGGTTCGAGGCGGCCAGCCTGCACATCACGCCCGACGTGGTGATCGACGCTGTGCTGGACGCGGTGCGGGTGCCGTGA
- a CDS encoding DUF58 domain-containing protein, whose translation MGKHLDSAKRFFGRDTTGLLDGGRYALVHTRSLEFDDLRPYVPGDDVRDIDWKATARSGHVLIKRFVSEKHHKILVIADAGRNMVAQAPSGERKRDVASNVIGAIGLITLRRADEIGMVFGDVRGCVDIRLRRGETHIESMLHRFHHHTTTAPAPSSVVTQLNWVARHSRRRLLIFVVSDEPEVDDGLGEVLTRLTAQHDVMWAMVADMDAIGSVDDEGDGYDVVGGRVVMGGATLGAQVIDAYRRAEFDRREQLSTFLTTHGVPHARFTGSRGIRAGLTAMTGTYARVR comes from the coding sequence ATGGGCAAGCATCTCGACAGTGCCAAGCGGTTTTTCGGTCGCGACACCACCGGACTGCTCGACGGTGGCCGGTACGCACTCGTGCACACCCGCAGCCTCGAGTTCGACGACCTGCGGCCCTATGTGCCGGGTGACGACGTCCGCGACATCGACTGGAAAGCCACCGCGCGGTCCGGGCACGTCCTGATCAAGCGCTTCGTCTCGGAGAAGCACCATAAGATCCTGGTGATCGCCGACGCGGGCCGAAACATGGTTGCGCAGGCGCCCTCCGGCGAGCGCAAGCGTGACGTCGCATCGAACGTCATCGGTGCGATCGGCCTGATCACCCTGCGCCGGGCCGACGAGATCGGGATGGTGTTCGGTGATGTCCGCGGCTGCGTCGACATCCGCCTGCGGCGCGGCGAGACGCACATCGAGAGCATGCTGCATCGGTTCCATCACCACACGACGACCGCACCCGCCCCGAGCAGTGTGGTGACACAACTGAATTGGGTGGCACGGCATTCTCGACGACGCTTGCTGATCTTCGTGGTGTCCGATGAGCCGGAGGTCGATGACGGCCTCGGGGAGGTGTTGACCCGGCTTACCGCCCAGCACGACGTCATGTGGGCGATGGTCGCCGATATGGACGCCATCGGATCCGTCGACGACGAGGGCGACGGCTATGACGTCGTCGGAGGCCGCGTCGTGATGGGTGGTGCGACGCTGGGCGCGCAGGTGATCGACGCCTATCGGCGCGCCGAATTCGATCGGCGGGAGCAGCTTTCGACGTTCCTGACGACCCACGGCGTGCCCCACGCGCGATTCACCGGCAGCAGGGGAATCAGGGCGGGGCTGACAGCGATGACCGGAACATACGCCCGTGTCCGATGA
- a CDS encoding VWA domain-containing protein gives MTLHPVLPPLLLVTAAVLVAAQFIALRRWRASGRSRTMLWRWLLVTFAALLLVFAAMRVVITEGDESAPRSAGDTEPTVFLVVDRSPNMAVEDIDGHSRMELARDDIEALIDRYPRARFAVIGFSSAPSLEWPLSADTWSLRPIAQTIDLYAYRQDGVTQTNAGAASTVLRYQLISAVQQYPRATTLVFYLGAGAPESSLPAREFALPADSVDGGAVLGYGTSAGGRIPGSDIARSPVDEVTLRTVADQLGVPYIARSGGALPTAELPEAGGATEPTAVVASAGSHTETYWLPALGAAVLILIELYLVLRDVRRSRYVGVDVIP, from the coding sequence ATGACGCTGCATCCGGTCCTACCGCCACTACTGCTCGTGACGGCGGCGGTGCTCGTCGCGGCGCAGTTCATCGCGCTGCGCCGGTGGCGCGCGTCGGGACGCAGCCGGACAATGTTGTGGCGTTGGCTGCTCGTGACCTTCGCGGCACTTCTGCTCGTCTTCGCGGCTATGCGCGTAGTGATCACCGAAGGTGATGAATCCGCGCCGCGCAGCGCAGGCGACACCGAACCGACCGTCTTCCTGGTCGTCGACCGCTCACCGAACATGGCGGTAGAAGACATCGATGGCCACAGCCGGATGGAGTTGGCGCGCGACGACATCGAGGCTCTGATCGACCGGTATCCGCGGGCCAGATTCGCGGTTATCGGATTCTCGTCGGCCCCGTCGTTGGAGTGGCCGCTGTCGGCGGATACCTGGAGCCTGCGGCCGATCGCGCAGACCATCGACCTCTACGCCTACCGGCAGGACGGCGTCACCCAGACCAACGCCGGCGCGGCAAGCACCGTGCTGCGATACCAGCTGATCAGCGCGGTCCAGCAATATCCGCGGGCCACCACACTGGTCTTCTACCTCGGGGCGGGTGCTCCCGAATCATCACTTCCCGCAAGGGAATTCGCTCTGCCAGCCGATTCGGTCGACGGCGGCGCCGTGCTCGGCTACGGCACGTCGGCGGGAGGTCGCATCCCCGGCAGCGATATCGCACGATCGCCTGTCGACGAAGTCACGCTGCGAACGGTAGCCGATCAGTTGGGGGTGCCGTACATCGCGCGCTCCGGTGGCGCACTGCCGACCGCGGAGTTGCCCGAGGCGGGCGGCGCGACCGAGCCGACGGCGGTCGTAGCTTCCGCGGGCAGCCACACCGAAACGTACTGGTTGCCAGCGCTGGGCGCTGCTGTCCTTATTTTGATCGAGCTCTACCTGGTGCTGCGCGACGTCCGTCGCAGCAGGTACGTCGGCGTGGACGTGATCCCATGA
- a CDS encoding manganese catalase family protein has translation MFIHNKDLQFEVRVSQPDPRFASLLMEQFGGANGELTAALQYFTQAFVLRDKNPKMYDLFMDIATEELSHLEMVGATITMLLDGLNDDLKIANQRCDWMPAVASKDGREQAIHQVAVNPMFLVLSGGGPDVKDSAGNNWTGAFIDANGDPTVDLRNNLAAESRAKVVYEYLKQFTDDPGVQDTLTFLMTREIAHYQQFTAALNELPVNFPPGQLPGDPRFQNVAFNMSNGDGSVRGPWNEGQGPWPEGIEWEYVENPEEQWLGTSLRENTGAEANPEGEPAIEAEKPFTHEQHTATS, from the coding sequence GTGTTCATACACAACAAAGATCTGCAGTTCGAGGTACGGGTATCCCAGCCGGATCCGCGCTTCGCCAGCCTTCTCATGGAGCAATTCGGCGGCGCCAACGGCGAACTCACTGCAGCGCTGCAGTACTTCACTCAAGCGTTTGTGCTCAGGGACAAGAATCCCAAGATGTACGACCTGTTCATGGATATCGCCACCGAGGAGCTGAGCCACCTCGAGATGGTCGGGGCAACCATCACGATGCTGCTCGATGGTCTCAACGACGATCTGAAGATCGCCAATCAGCGGTGCGATTGGATGCCCGCGGTGGCTAGCAAGGACGGTCGCGAACAGGCGATCCATCAGGTCGCGGTGAATCCGATGTTCTTGGTGCTCAGCGGCGGTGGCCCTGATGTCAAGGATTCCGCAGGCAACAACTGGACCGGCGCATTCATCGACGCCAACGGTGATCCCACCGTGGACCTGCGCAACAACCTCGCCGCCGAGTCACGCGCGAAGGTGGTCTACGAGTACCTGAAACAGTTCACCGACGATCCCGGGGTGCAGGACACGCTGACGTTCCTGATGACCCGGGAGATCGCGCACTACCAGCAGTTCACCGCCGCGCTCAACGAGCTCCCGGTGAACTTCCCGCCGGGCCAGCTGCCCGGCGACCCGCGGTTCCAGAACGTCGCCTTCAACATGAGTAACGGCGACGGCTCGGTTCGCGGTCCGTGGAACGAAGGCCAGGGTCCGTGGCCCGAAGGCATCGAGTGGGAGTACGTCGAGAACCCGGAAGAGCAGTGGCTGGGTACGTCGCTGCGCGAGAACACCGGCGCCGAGGCCAATCCCGAAGGGGAGCCCGCGATCGAGGCCGAGAAGCCGTTTACCCACGAGCAGCACACCGCCACGTCGTGA
- a CDS encoding hemerythrin domain-containing protein, with protein sequence MDALTFLRQDHKSVLGMLEVLDGAPSGSGATESGLGTMVTNLVIAESQHEAIEEQFFWPAVRELLEDGDALADKAIEQEQEGKRLLQRLEDGVPGEPDYQEALKEFVKAGREHIAFEQDVVWPAFEAAISREDLVKMGEKLEAAKKIAPTRPHPDTPPSPGVLKTMGMVTATVDHIRDAATGRAAENPPDPQIR encoded by the coding sequence ATGGACGCATTGACGTTTCTGCGTCAAGACCACAAGAGCGTGCTGGGCATGCTCGAGGTGCTTGACGGCGCGCCCAGCGGAAGCGGGGCCACAGAAAGCGGTCTGGGCACGATGGTGACGAATCTCGTGATCGCGGAGTCGCAGCACGAAGCGATCGAGGAGCAGTTCTTCTGGCCGGCCGTGCGTGAGCTGCTCGAGGATGGAGATGCGTTGGCCGACAAGGCAATCGAGCAGGAGCAGGAGGGAAAGCGGCTCCTGCAGCGGCTCGAGGACGGCGTTCCGGGTGAGCCTGACTATCAGGAGGCGCTCAAGGAGTTCGTCAAGGCCGGACGTGAGCACATCGCCTTCGAGCAGGACGTGGTGTGGCCGGCCTTCGAAGCCGCGATCTCCCGCGAGGATCTGGTGAAGATGGGGGAGAAGCTGGAGGCGGCGAAGAAGATCGCCCCGACTCGCCCGCATCCCGACACCCCGCCGAGTCCAGGAGTGCTCAAGACGATGGGCATGGTCACCGCGACCGTCGATCACATCCGTGACGCGGCAACGGGCCGGGCGGCGGAGAATCCGCCCGATCCGCAGATCCGCTGA
- a CDS encoding SDR family oxidoreductase: MTRVSVITGGAGGMGQATAKVVGQDHTVVLCDVRQERLDAAAATLKDLGVTATAVNCDVTDRDAVSGLFDNALGLGTVASVIHTAGVSPSMGDADYVMRTNAIGTLNVNEVFYAAAPEGAAIVNVASMAAHLLPDELIPAAHFPTAFADESAFMAAMLAACDIAGEEARSGIAYAVSKSFVRWYASSQCERFNSRGLRVVSVSPGSIDTEMGRLEEQAGAGAMVTDAAVPRWGKPEEMADLLAFCASTKAGYLTGTDILNDGGVVASMKERARVAAQNT, translated from the coding sequence ATGACTCGAGTTTCGGTGATCACGGGCGGTGCGGGCGGCATGGGGCAGGCCACCGCGAAAGTCGTCGGCCAGGACCACACCGTCGTGCTGTGCGATGTCAGGCAGGAGCGCCTCGACGCGGCCGCGGCGACGCTGAAGGACCTTGGGGTCACGGCCACGGCAGTGAATTGCGACGTCACCGATCGCGACGCGGTCAGCGGACTGTTCGACAATGCATTAGGTCTTGGAACGGTCGCCTCGGTGATCCACACTGCCGGGGTCAGCCCCAGCATGGGCGACGCCGACTACGTCATGAGGACCAACGCCATCGGCACGCTCAACGTCAATGAGGTCTTTTACGCGGCCGCTCCCGAGGGCGCAGCGATCGTCAATGTGGCGTCGATGGCGGCCCACCTGCTGCCGGACGAACTCATCCCGGCGGCGCACTTCCCGACGGCGTTCGCCGACGAGTCCGCTTTCATGGCGGCGATGCTGGCGGCCTGCGACATCGCCGGCGAGGAGGCGCGGTCCGGCATCGCGTACGCGGTGAGCAAGAGCTTCGTCCGGTGGTACGCCAGCTCGCAGTGCGAGAGGTTCAACAGTCGGGGACTGCGCGTCGTGTCGGTGTCCCCAGGATCCATCGACACCGAGATGGGCAGGCTCGAGGAGCAGGCCGGCGCCGGCGCGATGGTCACCGACGCCGCGGTGCCGCGATGGGGCAAGCCGGAGGAGATGGCCGATCTGCTCGCCTTCTGCGCCAGCACCAAGGCCGGCTATCTGACGGGCACTGACATCCTCAACGACGGCGGAGTGGTCGCGTCGATGAAGGAGCGTGCCCGGGTCGCCGCCCAGAACACCTGA
- a CDS encoding glycoside hydrolase family 16 protein, with amino-acid sequence MPELNRRRVMQIAGLGALAASVSLPTANAQPSTSDYRFIDDFDGPAGSAPDFSKWEPAYERESMEDPTFWELPENVGQYRDDRRNLFLDGKSNLVLRAAKDGDTYYSGKVFGKYRGGINTTWEARVKFNCLTPGCWPAWYLANNNPTNGGEVDIIEWYGNGSWAPGTAVHANLNGGEHVSHTITPDSAWHRWRTQWTEDGFKFWLDHTEGAAPYFTVTPDQLPNYQFNTPGYTLFPILGLAVAGSGGGDPSGGTYPAEMLVDWVKVW; translated from the coding sequence ATGCCTGAACTGAATCGTCGCCGCGTCATGCAGATCGCCGGCCTCGGCGCTCTGGCGGCCTCCGTGTCCCTGCCCACCGCCAACGCGCAGCCGTCGACCAGCGACTATCGCTTCATCGACGACTTCGACGGCCCGGCCGGCTCGGCCCCCGATTTCTCCAAATGGGAGCCCGCGTACGAGCGCGAGTCCATGGAAGATCCCACGTTCTGGGAGCTCCCCGAGAACGTCGGCCAGTACCGCGACGACCGGCGGAACCTCTTCCTCGACGGCAAGTCCAACCTGGTGCTGCGCGCCGCCAAGGATGGCGACACCTACTACAGCGGCAAAGTCTTCGGTAAGTACCGCGGCGGCATCAACACCACCTGGGAAGCCCGGGTGAAGTTCAACTGCCTGACCCCCGGGTGCTGGCCGGCCTGGTACCTGGCCAACAACAACCCCACCAACGGCGGCGAAGTCGACATCATCGAGTGGTACGGCAACGGCAGCTGGGCTCCCGGAACCGCCGTCCACGCCAACCTCAACGGCGGCGAACATGTCAGCCACACCATCACACCCGACAGCGCGTGGCATAGATGGCGCACGCAGTGGACCGAGGACGGCTTCAAGTTCTGGCTGGACCACACCGAGGGCGCGGCACCGTACTTCACCGTCACGCCCGACCAGCTGCCGAACTACCAGTTCAATACGCCCGGCTACACACTGTTCCCGATCCTGGGCCTGGCGGTCGCCGGGTCGGGTGGCGGCGATCCCAGCGGCGGCACCTACCCCGCGGAGATGCTCGTTGACTGGGTGAAGGTCTGGTAG